The sequence ATCGTCAGGTCATCCATTATCTGCCCCCTTTGATACAATCTTTTCGTATATGACCCGGTGCCACAACAATGCTGCCTGGCGGGAGGTTTTTTGCCAATGATCATGCTGGGCCACACGGACTTGTTCAAGCATTGCTTTTACAATAGCCATGTATTCATTGGTAATTTGATCTGTCAGATCCGGTTTGCTTACCGAAACCGTTTTCTGGGACTCAATAAATTTTTTGATATTTCGTGCGGTCAGTTCCATGCCACTGTTTATAATCGCCTTCCAGATACGGCGCTGTTCTATAGAATCCAATTGAGTAAGGGGGCGGGCCTGGGATTCGTTAGCCGGCAATCTGTCCCCAATTGGGGACAGATTGTAGATAACTTCATAGAATTTGATCAGGCGGTAGGCATGGGATTTACCCATATCCCAACGCTCCCTTGTGTATGCTTCGAATGATTCAAACAGAGCCTGCGTGTACAAACGATTATCACGAATTTCCTTCAAGGCTTGGCCGATTTTGTAAAAACTTTCCTGATTGTGGCCAATCAGGGTTTCAAGCTCAAGCAGCCGTTCCATACTTACTGCCCTCCCGGCATGGGCCTGCCGACCATCGCGGCAAGGGCCGTCAATTTTGCGGCCTGAACCTGGGCAGTGCTGACGCATGATATTTTTTACCCTTTGATACCAATCAGCTCCGTCGGTATTAAAAAAACTTTGTCGCAAAATACTCATAGACTAAATTTCGACTTTTTGATAAAGGTATATTGAGGGGGAGTTTAGTGCACCCGCCTTGATTAAATCATTACCTTTGAATGGAGGTTGGAGTGATAATCCACTGTGGCCGTAAGATTAGCAGTAAGGAACTGATGCAGATTTGTGAGACGGTTAAGACTTTTTCACGACTGAGTCGAAATGAGTTGGTGCATACAGTATGTGAGCATCTGGGTTGGTATACCGCTTCAGGTAGAAATAAGTTCGAGGCCTGCCTGAAATTGCTTCAGCGTTTGGAAGCAGAAGATTTCATACAACTGCCTGAAAAAGGTAAAGGCAAGAGAGGACCGAAAAATCCCAAAGAGCTTATACCAACAGACAGAACCCGTCCTCAAAAGGAATTGGATGGTAAACTTTCAGATATTGGCCCAGTCTTTTTGAGGATCGCACAGACCAAAGACGAGGTCTCACTGGTAAATGAATACCTTCATCGCTATCATTACCTAGGTTACAAAAAACCATTTGGGTGTCATCTACGCTATCTTATCAAGGCCCAAGATTTAATCTTGGGTTGCATGTTGTTTGGTGGGGCCGCCAAGGCCTTGAAACAGCGAGATCAATGGATCGGCTGGAATGCTGAAGAGCGATTAAGGAACCTGGGATTTGTTATAAATAACGGCCGCTTTCTAATTTTTCCCTGGGTCAACGTCAGGCACTTGGCAAGTCACATATTGGGCAAAGCTGTCAGAGGCCTGCTGCAAGATTGGGAGGCGCGCTGGGGGTACCGGCCGGCGTTGCTGGAGACCTTTGTCGATCCGCAACGCTTCGAAGGGACGTGTTACCGGGCTGCAAATTTCAGATACCTTGGCATGACCAGCGGAGTTGGACTTGTCCGGCCAGGTAAAAGCTACACGACCAGTCCCAAAAAACTCTTTGTTTATCCGCTGGTGGATAATTTCCGCCAGGTTTTATGTTCCCAGGAATTGATTGGCACGGAGGTTAAATGAGCAAACCAAGCCGAAGACCCAATCGTGAGGAGATCAAAGCCCAAAATAAGCAGTACAAAAAAGCACAAAGACAGTTGCTTCAGGATGAAAAGGCAAAGGGATTGCAGAAATCTTCTCGTGTTACAATTTCCAATTGTAAGTGTCGATTTGAAAGCATTGAGCAGGAGGGTCGCATTCGCAATGAGACTGTGGCAGAGCACCTGAGTATTTTTCGGTCCAAATTGCCTGTTTTGCTCAAGCGTCTTGCCAAAATTCATGACCCACGAAACCCCAAAAAGATAAAGCATAAAGTATCCACGCTCATGATTTATGGGATACTGACCTTTGTGTTTCAGATGACTTCTTGCCGCCAAGCCAACAGAGAAATGACTCAGCCAATGTTCTGGCAGAATCTTCAATTTTTTTTCCCGGAGCTTGAAACCCTTCCCCACCATGACACATTGAAGCGTCTATTAGCCAAGATAAACATCAATCAAATCGAAGAGCTCCATCTTGATCTGATCACAGATTTGATCCGGAAAAAGAAATTTCGACGATACCTGATCAATAACTGTTACCCAATTGCCATTGATGGTACCGGCAAATTCAAACGCGACTGGCTCTGGGAAGAACAGTGCCAGGAGCGTACTATCAAAAAAGATGATGAAACCAAGAAGCAGTATCATGTTTATGTTCTGGAAGCTAATCTTGCGTTTCGCGATGGAATGACCATTCCGCTAATGAGTGAAATATTGAGCTACACCCAGGGAGATACCGACAATGATAAACAGGATTGTGAACTCAAGGCATTTTACCGGTTGGCCTCTCGTTTGAAGAAGGCATTTCCAGCGTTGAAAATCATGGTGCTTTTGGATGGGCTTTATGCAAAGGGGCCTGTGGCAGAAATTTGCCGCAAAAACAAATGGCAATTCATGATCGTATTAAAAGATGGTGCCTTGCCCAGCGTAATGAAAGAATTTGAAGCTCTTTCGGCACTTGAAAAAGAAAAACTGCACCGGCACACATGGGGTAACCGGAAGCAGATTTTTAGATGGGTTAATGGCATCGACTACCGGTTTGAGTCAAACGATAAGAAAAGCCAGATCCTGCACGTCGTTGAGTGCCAGGAGAGTTGGAAGGAAGTTGACCGGGATAGCAGGAAACCGGAAGAAAAAAACAGTCGCCATGTGTGGCTTTCCAGCGAACCTCTGAATAGATTCAATCTTCACGAACGGTGCAACCTGGCCGCCCGATCCCGTTGGTGCATCGAAAGCTGTATTCTTGTTGAAAAACATCATGGATATGTATACGAGAACTGTTTCTCGTATGACTGGAACGTCATGAAAGGATATCATGTCCTGATGCGCCTGGGACATGTGTTCAACACTTTGGCTCGATATTCAGATCGGCTTGCCAGAATTATTAAAGATACCGGCGTAAGGGGCTTGATCCGTTTTATGTGGAGTACTATGTCCGCTCCCTGGTTGGATTATACGTGGCTGGAAAAACATTTGGCAGCCCCCTTTCAACTGCGACTGATGTGAGGGGTAACCACGCAAAGACACCCAACACAATCTCCCGAGCGAGAACGGAAAAGCTGCGCCTGGAGTAAAGGAAATCCTTCAGTTGGTTGCGTTTTGAGTGTCTGAAGAGCACTTTTTGAAATTAAAAATGGTTGAAACCCCCTCGAGGGAACAGTAGGGTTTCCTCAGTCGACTATTGTTTAATATTCATGCGTCAGCACTGGAACCTGGGGTGCAGTATTGATTTGTTTCAAAAACAAGATACTATCCCTGAATCCATATCCCTTGATTTTCATGACAAGGTCGATGGTATTAAAATTCTTTTCGCATCTAAAGCACCTGGCCAGGTTCGTGGTTGGATTTACAGCGGTTTGAAACTCATTGCACAAAGGGCATAGAAAACGAAAATAGCCATCTCTGATCTTGGATGGAATCTGTAAATGGTCCCTGATCAGCATATCTACAGGGATATTGTTTCTCAGTTCAAATAATTGCCGGGATGAAAATCTGTTTTTCACAAGACACCTCCTTATTTTTAAAATTTCAGGTGCTTTTTTATATCACCGGTTAGAGTCGCCTGTCAGTTGCCTCTTAAACTGAAATGGGGATTACTCTGTTGGTATCAAGCTGTATTATCAGATAGTTAGACCCATGATGCCTCTTAGGATCAAAGCGCGATTAGTTTGTCAATATGCCTTTATATTACAATGAGTTAATCCAACCATGTGTCTTAAAATCAATGTTTGATTAGTCGTTTATGCCACAGGGTATTTTATGGGAATCCCCGAATTTTTTTGCCATTATTTCTTCTCCAAGATTTGAATCAGGGAGATTATATGTACCAAATTTTGAAAAAAACAGCGGCGGGGTATATCGGCGGGATAGGCGGGGTATGATTTTTTATTTGATTGGCGGGGTATAGCTGCGGGGTATCTGCCCGTTACATTATTTCGTCATGAAACTGTAGGGTAAACGTTACACTTTTTGAATCTTACCAAACGACCTTTTTTTAGAGCTTGACTTTAATAAATGCCAAATAACAGGCTGTTCAGCAAACACCATAAAGTGGTCAGGAAGGCCCAAAAGCATTATATTCAAAACACTTATTTTCCTCGCAATTTGATCACATTTTTATCTCAATTATTTATTAGATAACCATTAAATTATTGTTAATTTATTGTTTTAAACGTTTACCCATTGGTCCCACATTGAACCTTGATCAGGACGACGAATTAATGACCATTTTTGCTAACATTTTGAAAAAGTTATCTATTCAGGAGAGACACTATGATTGATGCATTAACCCTGCAAAACAGCTCTGCAAATACGTCATTCATCACGGCACTTTATACGCTGCTGATCTCGTTTCTTCTCTCCACTCTCATTGCCCTGGTGTATGAAAAAACGTTTCGGGGTCTTTCCTACTCAAGGAATTTTGTACAGGCTCTGATTCTCAGCGCCATTGTGGCTGCAACGGTGATGCAGGCCATTGGCGACAGCCTTGCAAGCGGTCTTGGTATGATGGGCGCACTGGCCATCATCCGGTTTCGTACCAGTTTCAAAGATCCAAAGGATATCATTTTTATGTTTGCGTCACTGGCTTCCGGCATTGCCGCCGGAGTAGGGGGGTACGATATAGCCGTTGTGGGAACGGTTGGATTTTGCGTGGCCGCCTTTATTCTTTACTACTCTCCTTTTGGGCAGACTGGTTACTATGATGGCATGTTGCGATTTAATATGGAAAATGATCCGGAAAGCAAAGAGAAACTCAATAACATCCTGCAAAATAACTGCAAGATCTTTGCATTGATCACCCTGCGTGATATTGCCCAGGGCAGTCGTCTCGACTATGCCTACCACATTAAAATGAAATATAAAAAAGGCAAAGAGGAACTGCTGGAGGAACTCAATGGCATCGGGCACATCAAAGGCGTCAGCCTCCTGTTGCAGGAAACTACGGTGGAATTGTAACTCGATTATCAAGTTTTTAAGGAGACCATATATTGGGCAAAAAACTACTCTATCTTACATGGGTTTTAGTGTTTCTTGTGGTGGTCAAGACTTCATTACTTATCGAAAAAGAAGAAACCACAGAATTTCAAGGAATTGCGGAAACACGAGAGGTGATTGTCAATTCAGAGAATTCCGTTGAAATTGGGAGGATTCATGTCCTGCCCGGCCAGGAGATCCAGAAAGGACGTGTCCTGGTGGAACTGCAACGACCGGCCTTGACAATGAAACTCAATGAAATCACACATCAGCTCAAAGAGCTGAAAAGTCGGGATACCTGTAACAGGGATGAGATCAAATCTCAAATTCGGCAACTCAGGGCGGATAAAAAAATCAATATCAGTGAAATCGACCATAAAATCGAGCAGATTACTTCCCGGTATGCCTTCAACAAAGAGATGGTGTCCGGCCTGAAGAGTATTTCCAACCCTTCCAGGGCAACGAAAAGTGCTAAAAAAACTAGTGCCATGGAGATCG comes from uncultured Desulfobacter sp. and encodes:
- a CDS encoding transposase family protein yields the protein MSKPSRRPNREEIKAQNKQYKKAQRQLLQDEKAKGLQKSSRVTISNCKCRFESIEQEGRIRNETVAEHLSIFRSKLPVLLKRLAKIHDPRNPKKIKHKVSTLMIYGILTFVFQMTSCRQANREMTQPMFWQNLQFFFPELETLPHHDTLKRLLAKININQIEELHLDLITDLIRKKKFRRYLINNCYPIAIDGTGKFKRDWLWEEQCQERTIKKDDETKKQYHVYVLEANLAFRDGMTIPLMSEILSYTQGDTDNDKQDCELKAFYRLASRLKKAFPALKIMVLLDGLYAKGPVAEICRKNKWQFMIVLKDGALPSVMKEFEALSALEKEKLHRHTWGNRKQIFRWVNGIDYRFESNDKKSQILHVVECQESWKEVDRDSRKPEEKNSRHVWLSSEPLNRFNLHERCNLAARSRWCIESCILVEKHHGYVYENCFSYDWNVMKGYHVLMRLGHVFNTLARYSDRLARIIKDTGVRGLIRFMWSTMSAPWLDYTWLEKHLAAPFQLRLM
- a CDS encoding CHC2 zinc finger domain-containing protein, with translation MKNRFSSRQLFELRNNIPVDMLIRDHLQIPSKIRDGYFRFLCPLCNEFQTAVNPTTNLARCFRCEKNFNTIDLVMKIKGYGFRDSILFLKQINTAPQVPVLTHEY
- a CDS encoding Druantia anti-phage system protein DruA; translated protein: MIIHCGRKISSKELMQICETVKTFSRLSRNELVHTVCEHLGWYTASGRNKFEACLKLLQRLEAEDFIQLPEKGKGKRGPKNPKELIPTDRTRPQKELDGKLSDIGPVFLRIAQTKDEVSLVNEYLHRYHYLGYKKPFGCHLRYLIKAQDLILGCMLFGGAAKALKQRDQWIGWNAEERLRNLGFVINNGRFLIFPWVNVRHLASHILGKAVRGLLQDWEARWGYRPALLETFVDPQRFEGTCYRAANFRYLGMTSGVGLVRPGKSYTTSPKKLFVYPLVDNFRQVLCSQELIGTEVK
- a CDS encoding DUF4956 domain-containing protein translates to MIDALTLQNSSANTSFITALYTLLISFLLSTLIALVYEKTFRGLSYSRNFVQALILSAIVAATVMQAIGDSLASGLGMMGALAIIRFRTSFKDPKDIIFMFASLASGIAAGVGGYDIAVVGTVGFCVAAFILYYSPFGQTGYYDGMLRFNMENDPESKEKLNNILQNNCKIFALITLRDIAQGSRLDYAYHIKMKYKKGKEELLEELNGIGHIKGVSLLLQETTVEL
- a CDS encoding DNA methylase; protein product: MERLLELETLIGHNQESFYKIGQALKEIRDNRLYTQALFESFEAYTRERWDMGKSHAYRLIKFYEVIYNLSPIGDRLPANESQARPLTQLDSIEQRRIWKAIINSGMELTARNIKKFIESQKTVSVSKPDLTDQITNEYMAIVKAMLEQVRVAQHDHWQKTSRQAALLWHRVIYEKIVSKGADNG